The DNA region ACGTGTCCGGGCGTGTCGATCACGTTGATCTGGTGGCCCTTCCACTCCGCGGTCACCGCCGCCGACTGGATCGTGATGCCGCGCTTGCGCTCCTGCTCCATGTAATCGGTGGTGGTGGAGCCCTTGCCGTCCTTGGTGTCGTGCACGTCGATGATCTGGTGCTTGCGCCCGGTGTAGTAGAGGATGCGCTCGGTGGTCGTGGTCTTGCCCGCGTCGATGTGCGCGATGATGCCGATGTTGCGATAGAGGGTCAGGGGTTTCTTGCGGGCCACGGTCCGGATTCCAGATAGGCGTTGAGGTAAACGCGGGGATGAGACCGCTCAGATGCAGTCTGGCACGGATTTTTTCAACAGTCGGCCGCCGGCGATGCGCCGCATGCTCGACGACAGGGTGTCAGGCGGCGGCGCGCAGGGCGGCCAGTGTCGCGGTCAGCTGTCGGGTGTCGTAGGGCTTCTGCAGGGTTTTCTGCTTGCGCCAGATTTCGGGCATGTCGCCGTCGTCATAGCCGGAGGAAAACACGAACGGAATGCCGCGACGGCGCAACACCAGGGCCACGGGAAAGCTGACTTCGCCGGCCAGGTTGATGTCGAGGATGGCCAGGTCGATCGCTGCGGACTCGGCCAGCTGCAGGCATTTGGCCAGGCGGGCGGCCTTGAGTACGCGGTAGCCCGATGCGTTGAGGTGATCTTCCAGCATCATCGCCAGCAGCATTTCATCTTCGGCGAGCAGGATGCAGGGCATGTTTTTATCGGTGATCATCAGCAAATATCCTCATTCAACGGCACATCGATGGTGCAGATGACACCGTTGCGGGGGAACTCGAGCGCCACTTCGCCGCCCAGTTCGTACGGTACGCCGTCGTCGATCAGGCGTGAGCCGAAGCCGCGGTGTGTTGGTGGTTCGACCGCGGGGCCACCGCTTTCCGTCCATTGCAGGTGCAGCCATGGATGCTGGTCGGTCGTGCGTGTCGCCCAGGTGACGGTGACCAGGCCCTCGGGCACCGACAGCGATCCGTACTTGCCGGCGTTGGTGGCCAGTTCATGCAGGGCCATGCTCAGCGCCAATGCGTGTTTCGGCGGCAGCGTGAGAGCTTCGCCGTGGAGCCTTACGCGTGCGTCGTTCGTGCGTGCGTCGCTGTCGTTCCGGTACGGCGCCAGTTCGTTATGGATGATGTCGGCCAGCGGCGCGCCAGTCCAGGCATCCCGGGCCAGCAGGTTGTGGGTGTGCGACAGCGCCAGCAATCGCGCCAGGAAGCTTTCCTTGAAGGCGGGCAGGTCCGGCGCATTGGCGACGGTCTGGTCGGCGATCGCCTGCACCGAGGCCAGCGTGTTCTTCACCCGGTGGTTGAGTTCGGCCAGCATCATCTCGTTGTGGCGGGCCGCGCGCACCCGCTCGGTGATGTCGCGCGCGATGAGCTTGCCGGCGAACAGGGTGCCTTCCGGATCGCATACCGGCGAGTAGCTGATGGCCAGTGGCACCGATTCGCCGTTCGGCCGCATCCAGGTCATCTCGAACTCGGCCAGGCGCAGCGGGCGCGTGTGGCTGGCGAAGAACGTCGTCACCTCGTCGGACGGCTCGGGTGGCAGCAGCAGGCTCAACGGCTGGCCAACCACCCCGTTGGCGGGCAAGCCGAAAATGCGTTCGGCGCTGACGTTCCAGCTGGTGATCCGCTCGTCCAGGGAAAAACCGAAGATGGCATCGCGCGAGGAGTTCACGATTGCCGCCAGCCGTGCATGCTCGACGTTCAGATGCTGGCTTTCGGTGATGTCGACGAAGGTCAGCACCACGCCATCGACAATATTGTCGACGGTCAGATAAGGCCGCATGCGCAGCAGGAAGGTCGGTGCCTCGCCGGTACCCTGCAAGGTGCGCTCGGTGACCGCCAGGTCGTGCAGCACCCGCCCCACGTCCTGCT from Rhodanobacter soli includes:
- a CDS encoding response regulator → MITDKNMPCILLAEDEMLLAMMLEDHLNASGYRVLKAARLAKCLQLAESAAIDLAILDINLAGEVSFPVALVLRRRGIPFVFSSGYDDGDMPEIWRKQKTLQKPYDTRQLTATLAALRAAA